The Candidatus Izemoplasma sp. genome has a window encoding:
- the hrcA gene encoding heat-inducible transcriptional repressor HrcA, with translation MITERQKDVLKLIIEEYIKTAEPIGSRTLSKMLDVSPATIRNEMADLEDAGLIEKTHTSSGRIPSESGYHYYIEEIVSDDEAYAKSFEVLDELFQNKDIKRDEAITQAINLLSQLTNYTTIALGPTAYGSKVKKIEFVPLSDSTALLLVITNNGHVESKNIQVPSNTTQDNIKRVIEIFNEILYDCPIGQVSEKLHYEINKERIKDLMIYNQSIIDVFLEAFTKFTKSKHYLSGKNNMLYQPEFSDINRMRELLTFFEQNDIFKLVENTSEHGLSVRIGKENKVSAMRDCTVISVPYQLDDKDGGTIAIVGPTRMEYQKVIPLVKYLAAHMSKLYKE, from the coding sequence ATGATTACCGAACGACAGAAAGATGTCTTAAAATTGATTATTGAAGAGTACATAAAAACAGCAGAACCAATTGGTTCTCGTACGCTCTCAAAAATGCTCGATGTGTCCCCAGCAACCATTCGAAATGAAATGGCTGACTTAGAGGATGCTGGTCTAATTGAAAAGACCCATACATCAAGTGGACGTATCCCATCAGAATCGGGATATCATTATTATATAGAAGAAATTGTCAGCGATGATGAAGCGTATGCAAAAAGTTTTGAAGTGCTTGATGAATTGTTTCAAAACAAAGACATCAAACGTGATGAAGCCATAACACAAGCCATTAACTTGTTGTCACAGTTAACAAACTATACAACGATTGCTTTAGGACCAACAGCGTATGGTTCAAAAGTGAAAAAAATAGAGTTTGTTCCCTTAAGTGATTCAACGGCATTGTTATTAGTCATCACCAATAATGGACATGTAGAAAGTAAAAACATTCAAGTTCCATCGAACACAACACAAGATAACATAAAACGTGTTATTGAAATCTTTAATGAGATTCTTTATGATTGTCCTATTGGACAAGTTAGTGAAAAACTACATTATGAGATTAATAAAGAGCGAATTAAAGACCTGATGATTTATAATCAATCAATTATTGATGTGTTCTTAGAAGCATTTACCAAGTTCACCAAAAGCAAACACTACTTATCTGGTAAAAATAATATGTTATATCAACCGGAGTTTAGTGACATTAATCGCATGCGTGAACTTTTAACCTTCTTTGAACAAAATGATATTTTTAAACTTGTTGAGAATACCAGTGAGCATGGATTAAGTGTTCGTATTGGTAAAGAAAACAAAGTTAGTGCAATGCGTGATTGTACCGTTATTAGCGTTCCTTATCAATTAGATGATAAAGACGGCGGAACAATTGCAATTGTCGGCCCAACGCGAATGGAATACCAAAAAGTTATTCCATTAGTAAAATATTTGGCCGCACACATGTCAAAATTATATAAGGAGTAA
- the grpE gene encoding nucleotide exchange factor GrpE yields the protein MSKKKKDVLNDKETIKDVDAVKKDVESSDLDEEKTDIETESTEEETLTQEEQLQQEIDELKSEISELQKEVLKQHADVENTKKRLEKQHVTDRKYAAFGIAKALIEPLDNFDMALSHMKDDDKTKSFIQGFKMINKQLHQALESEGVKEIDALGEEFDPKYHQAVMKEPSDDTDSDIVIEVLQKGYMYKDRVIRPAMVKISE from the coding sequence ATGAGTAAAAAGAAAAAAGATGTCCTTAATGATAAGGAAACCATCAAGGATGTTGATGCCGTAAAAAAGGATGTTGAGTCTTCTGATTTAGATGAAGAAAAAACAGACATTGAAACGGAATCGACAGAAGAAGAAACACTCACTCAAGAAGAACAATTACAACAAGAAATTGATGAGTTGAAGAGTGAAATTTCAGAATTACAAAAAGAAGTTTTAAAGCAACATGCTGATGTTGAAAATACCAAGAAACGTTTGGAAAAGCAACATGTAACAGACAGAAAATACGCAGCCTTTGGTATTGCAAAAGCATTAATTGAACCCCTTGATAACTTTGATATGGCACTGAGTCATATGAAAGATGACGATAAAACAAAGTCATTTATTCAGGGCTTTAAAATGATTAACAAACAGCTTCATCAAGCCTTAGAATCTGAAGGCGTAAAAGAAATTGATGCGCTCGGTGAAGAATTTGATCCGAAATATCACCAAGCGGTAATGAAGGAACCATCAGATGATACAGATTCTGATATAGTCATCGAGGTTTTACAAAAAGGATATATGTACAAAGATCGAGTCATTAGACCAGCAATGGTAAAAATTAGTGAATAG
- a CDS encoding ROK family glucokinase: protein MKQWIIGIDVGGTTVKIGKFSRIGDLIKKWEIPTNTSNHGSHILKDIYDAIKREIPNLDDIHGYGFGVPGPVHDNFIEVAVNLGWKDVDLPKTFGKLVNNDNIVVANDANVATLGEAAFGAAKGLSNVALITLGTGVGSGLVINNMIIDGVNGNAGEIGHMAIHSDYHFPCNCGKVNCLETFASASGVRNLYHAINERYNENSILDDMANPSAKQIFDAAKQGDRLATQVTDEVADAIGYGCHVYAMLVNPKRIVLGGGLAKAGDFLLTRVQKAFTEYVFDPVKDTEIVLATLGNDAGIYGAAEMVRP, encoded by the coding sequence ATGAAACAATGGATTATTGGAATCGATGTTGGTGGAACAACTGTTAAAATTGGAAAATTCTCGCGCATTGGTGACTTAATTAAAAAGTGGGAGATTCCAACCAATACAAGTAATCATGGAAGCCACATATTAAAAGACATTTATGATGCAATTAAACGAGAAATTCCTAACTTAGATGACATTCATGGCTATGGCTTTGGTGTCCCTGGTCCAGTGCATGATAACTTTATTGAAGTTGCGGTTAATTTAGGATGGAAAGATGTTGATTTACCGAAAACATTTGGCAAACTGGTGAATAATGATAATATCGTTGTTGCAAATGATGCCAATGTTGCAACACTTGGTGAAGCAGCTTTTGGGGCTGCGAAAGGACTATCTAATGTTGCATTAATTACATTAGGAACTGGTGTAGGTAGTGGTCTTGTCATTAATAATATGATTATTGATGGGGTAAATGGTAATGCTGGTGAAATTGGTCATATGGCGATTCATTCTGACTATCACTTTCCATGTAACTGCGGTAAAGTTAACTGCTTAGAGACATTTGCCAGTGCCTCGGGCGTACGAAATCTCTATCATGCAATCAATGAACGGTATAATGAAAATTCAATATTAGATGATATGGCCAATCCTAGTGCCAAACAAATCTTTGATGCGGCCAAACAAGGTGATAGATTAGCAACACAAGTTACTGATGAAGTGGCAGATGCAATTGGATATGGATGTCATGTATATGCGATGTTAGTCAATCCAAAACGCATTGTGCTTGGTGGCGGTTTAGCTAAAGCAGGTGATTTCTTATTAACACGTGTACAAAAGGCATTCACAGAGTATGTATTTGATCCAGTAAAAGATACTGAAATCGTCTTAGCAACCTTGGGGAATGATGCAGGGATTTATGGAGCAGCTGAGATGGTGAGACCATAA
- a CDS encoding MBL fold metallo-hydrolase has translation MVHAIMNFFTENTYIINEDNRCYIIDPGADLEEIVSYINTKDFDVEGILLTHGHFDHILYINDVVNTYQCPVFIHEDERNFLFDPSLNLSSTISKNIVFKHKQLIHTFSTPFTLKLKDVSITAYHTPGHTRGGVIYHYKDMLFTGDTLFKGTIGRSDLPTSDKKALMSSLKHIKSTFEDNTLLYPGHGPFTTLIEEKTDNQFLKML, from the coding sequence ATGGTTCATGCAATTATGAATTTCTTCACTGAAAACACCTATATTATTAATGAAGATAATCGCTGTTACATTATTGATCCAGGTGCTGACTTAGAAGAAATTGTTTCATATATTAATACCAAAGACTTTGATGTTGAAGGGATATTATTAACACATGGCCATTTTGATCATATTTTATATATCAATGACGTGGTAAATACATATCAATGTCCTGTATTCATACATGAAGACGAACGAAACTTTTTATTTGATCCATCCCTGAACCTATCTTCAACAATCAGTAAAAATATTGTCTTTAAACATAAACAGTTAATTCATACATTCAGCACACCATTTACACTTAAATTAAAGGATGTATCAATTACTGCCTATCACACGCCTGGTCATACACGCGGGGGCGTGATTTATCATTATAAAGATATGCTTTTTACGGGAGATACATTATTCAAAGGAACGATCGGACGCAGTGATTTGCCGACATCTGATAAAAAAGCATTAATGTCATCATTAAAACACATTAAATCTACCTTTGAAGATAATACCTTACTTTATCCAGGTCATGGGCCATTTACAACGTTAATTGAAGAAAAAACTGATAATCAATTCCTAAAAATGTTATAG
- the rpmG gene encoding 50S ribosomal protein L33, with protein MRTQYTLKCTECGSENYRYDKNKRTHSSRMEMQKYCPKCNKKTLHREKK; from the coding sequence ATGAGAACGCAATACACATTAAAATGTACAGAATGCGGTAGTGAAAATTATCGTTATGATAAAAATAAACGGACACATTCGAGCCGTATGGAAATGCAGAAGTATTGTCCTAAGTGCAATAAAAAAACACTTCATAGAGAGAAAAAATAA